One Mycobacterium kubicae genomic window carries:
- a CDS encoding lysophospholipid acyltransferase family protein: MATLGDVLDWARKQVVSRVPKADLDQRDPDYIRDQLPGTWLLASLYFRADVRHLDRIPADGPVLLVGNHSGGNVPPDTFVFTLAFCSYFGVERPFYQLAHNLVVSAPPLGWLRKFGTVAANHENARLALESGAALLVYPGGDYEVFRPSWERHKVDFGGRMGYVRLAREAGVPIVPVASVGGQESALFLDRGQWLAKLLMTDKLLRLKSIPISLALPWGLNISDLAGHIPLPTKIVIEVQDPIEVDGDDQAVHDKVMGSLQAGVDRLAAERRFPVIG; this comes from the coding sequence ATGGCCACCCTCGGGGATGTCTTGGACTGGGCCCGCAAGCAAGTCGTCTCGCGGGTGCCCAAAGCCGATCTCGACCAGCGCGACCCCGACTACATTCGCGACCAGCTGCCCGGGACCTGGCTGTTGGCGTCGTTGTACTTCCGCGCCGACGTGCGACACCTGGACCGCATTCCTGCCGACGGACCGGTGCTGCTGGTCGGCAACCACAGCGGCGGCAACGTCCCGCCGGACACCTTCGTGTTCACCCTCGCGTTCTGCTCCTACTTCGGCGTGGAGCGCCCCTTCTACCAGCTGGCCCACAATCTCGTGGTATCCGCGCCGCCGCTGGGCTGGCTGCGCAAGTTCGGCACGGTGGCCGCCAACCATGAGAATGCGCGTTTGGCGCTGGAGTCCGGCGCCGCGCTGCTGGTTTATCCCGGTGGCGACTACGAGGTGTTCCGGCCATCGTGGGAGCGGCACAAAGTCGACTTCGGCGGTCGCATGGGCTATGTGCGACTGGCCCGGGAAGCCGGTGTGCCGATAGTGCCGGTCGCCAGCGTCGGCGGCCAGGAAAGCGCGTTGTTCCTCGACCGCGGTCAATGGCTGGCCAAGCTGTTGATGACCGACAAATTGTTGCGGCTCAAAAGCATTCCGATATCGCTGGCACTACCGTGGGGCCTGAACATCAGCGACCTGGCCGGGCACATCCCGCTGCCGACCAAGATCGTGATCGAGGTGCAAGATCCTATCGAGGTCGACGGTGATGACCAGGCCGTGCACGACAAAGTGATGGGCAGCCTGCAGGCCGGGGTCGACCGCCTGGCCGCCGAACGTCGGTTTCCGGTGATCGGCTGA
- a CDS encoding (2Fe-2S)-binding protein, producing MYVCLCVGATNQTVCDIVARGASTSKEIAAACGAGGDCGRCRRTIRAIIAAAATDTTALRAATDAVC from the coding sequence ATGTACGTATGCCTCTGTGTTGGGGCCACCAACCAGACCGTGTGCGACATCGTCGCCCGGGGGGCATCGACCTCCAAGGAAATCGCCGCCGCATGCGGAGCCGGTGGAGACTGCGGGCGGTGCCGACGGACGATCCGGGCGATCATCGCCGCCGCCGCAACCGACACCACCGCGCTGCGGGCTGCTACCGACGCCGTTTGCTGA
- a CDS encoding dienelactone hydrolase family protein has product MTSLHRYIAEEIAADHVDGLLTRREALRRLALLGVNAATAAALITACATRRESATTPATSGSAPSSGGAVAPPGMANALPTQPITWPGPQGTLQAAWAQAPNSRGAVLVIHENKGLTDWVRSVAGRLAGAGFSALAIDLLSEQGGTAAFRDPAQATAALGTIAPAQFMHDLDSGVAQLRVRAPGQKVAVVGFCFGGGLVWQLLNAGGFGVSAAVPFYGPLPDNPDFHGAKAAVLAIYGALDARVTGSQAAAKAALQGAGLPNEVVIEPGADHAFFNDTGPRYHATAAADAWQRTLDWLGRYLS; this is encoded by the coding sequence GTGACTTCGCTACACCGCTACATCGCCGAGGAGATCGCCGCCGACCACGTCGACGGGTTGTTGACCCGACGCGAGGCGCTGCGGCGCCTGGCGTTACTCGGGGTCAATGCCGCGACCGCGGCCGCGCTGATCACCGCCTGCGCCACGCGTCGGGAGTCGGCGACCACGCCCGCGACGTCCGGCTCAGCCCCGTCCTCTGGCGGCGCCGTCGCACCGCCGGGGATGGCCAACGCGCTGCCCACCCAACCGATCACCTGGCCGGGGCCGCAGGGAACGCTGCAAGCGGCGTGGGCGCAGGCGCCTAATTCCAGAGGCGCTGTGCTGGTGATCCACGAGAACAAGGGGCTGACCGACTGGGTGCGGTCGGTGGCCGGTCGCCTTGCCGGAGCGGGCTTTTCGGCTCTGGCCATCGACTTGCTCTCCGAGCAGGGCGGGACCGCGGCGTTTCGCGATCCGGCCCAGGCCACCGCGGCGTTGGGCACCATCGCACCGGCCCAGTTCATGCACGACCTCGACTCGGGCGTCGCGCAATTGCGGGTGCGGGCGCCGGGGCAGAAAGTGGCCGTCGTCGGCTTCTGCTTCGGCGGCGGATTGGTCTGGCAGCTGTTGAATGCAGGTGGGTTCGGGGTGTCCGCGGCGGTCCCGTTCTACGGACCGCTTCCGGACAACCCGGATTTCCACGGCGCCAAGGCCGCCGTGCTGGCCATCTACGGCGCCCTCGACGCGCGGGTCACCGGGTCGCAAGCTGCGGCCAAGGCGGCGCTGCAGGGTGCCGGCCTGCCCAACGAGGTCGTGATCGAACCCGGCGCCGATCACGCGTTCTTCAACGACACCGGACCGCGCTACCACGCCACCGCAGCCGCAGATGCGTGGCAGCGGACGTTGGACTGGCTGGGGCGATATCTGTCCTAG
- a CDS encoding enoyl-CoA hydratase/isomerase family protein: MTLLIDDENRVRTLTLNRPEALNAFNEALYDATAQALLDAAEDPQVAVVLLTGSGRGFSAGTDLAEMQARITDPGFTPGRYGFPGLIDALSAFPKPLICAVNGVGVGIGATILGYADLAFMSSTARLKCPFTSLGVAPEAASSYLLPQLVGRQNAAWLLLSSEWVDADEALRMGLVWRVCDPDALLTEARRHAEILAARPISSLMAVKHTMVEPVRPEIAAATARENAHFVELMGAQANAAALEDFSKRRR; this comes from the coding sequence GTGACGCTGCTGATCGACGATGAGAACCGGGTACGGACCCTCACCCTGAATCGACCAGAAGCACTCAATGCGTTCAACGAAGCCCTTTACGACGCGACCGCGCAGGCGCTGTTGGACGCCGCCGAGGATCCGCAAGTCGCCGTCGTGCTGCTGACCGGCTCAGGGCGCGGTTTCAGCGCGGGCACCGATCTCGCCGAAATGCAGGCCCGCATCACCGACCCCGGCTTCACTCCGGGCAGGTACGGATTCCCAGGCCTGATCGACGCACTCAGCGCCTTCCCGAAACCGCTGATCTGCGCGGTGAACGGCGTGGGCGTAGGCATCGGTGCCACCATCCTGGGCTACGCCGACCTGGCCTTCATGTCGTCGACGGCCCGATTGAAGTGCCCGTTCACCAGCCTGGGTGTGGCACCGGAAGCAGCCTCGTCGTATCTGTTGCCGCAACTGGTCGGCCGGCAGAACGCCGCGTGGTTGTTGCTGTCCTCGGAATGGGTCGACGCCGACGAGGCGTTGCGGATGGGGCTGGTCTGGCGGGTGTGTGATCCGGACGCGCTGCTGACCGAGGCCCGCCGGCACGCCGAAATCCTGGCCGCGCGGCCGATTTCGAGTCTGATGGCGGTCAAGCACACGATGGTCGAGCCGGTCCGTCCGGAGATCGCCGCAGCGACCGCGCGGGAGAACGCTCACTTCGTCGAGTTGATGGGCGCCCAAGCCAACGCGGCGGCTTTGGAGGATTTCAGCAAACGGCGTCGGTAG
- a CDS encoding MDR family MFS transporter: MAPSSTLISPQRRNLIFLAIVLGMLLAALDQTIVATALPTIVADLGDAGRQSWVVTSYLLASTIVTALVGKLGDVFGRKRVFQAAVVSFVIGSVLCGLAQSMAMLVGARALQGIGGGGITVTASALIGEVVPLRERGRYQGILGAVFGVTTVVGPLLGGYFTDYLTWRWAFWINIPVSVVVIFVAAAAIPALTAATKPIIDYAGIVFIGLGASALTLATSWGGTRYPWGSTTIIGLFVGAVVALGVFVWVENRATEPILPIRLFGSPVFTVCCVLSFVVGFAMLGAMTFLPTYMQYVNGVSATTSGLRTLPMVVGMLITSTGSGTLVGRTGRYKLFPVAGTAIMATAFVLMSRMDPATSALVQSLYLLLLGAGIGLSMQVLVLIVQNTSNFEDLGVATSGVTFFRTIGSSFGAAIFGSLFVNFLNRRLGPALAASGASPEAVSSPAALHRQPHNVAAPIVQAYSESLSQVFLWAAPVAAVGFVLALFLREVPLRDIHNSAVDIGDGFGMPSTDTPESLLENAIARMLRGDPGVRLRSIAMRPDCRLDVAGLWGVMRVNRFGQFFGTARLTDIADYLRVPFEVLEPTFTRLAATGYILRDGDRMWLTPAGVQQVDYVYSLLLGWIMDKLERSPGFAGRPDRRHVEDALGHVAYRLLVQRDWGGDAPTMAIAGSHAGAAT; encoded by the coding sequence ATGGCACCGAGTAGCACGCTGATCAGCCCGCAACGGCGCAACCTGATCTTCCTGGCGATCGTGCTCGGCATGCTGCTGGCGGCACTGGATCAGACCATCGTCGCGACCGCCCTGCCGACCATCGTCGCCGACTTGGGCGACGCGGGACGGCAATCCTGGGTGGTGACCAGCTACCTGTTGGCGTCCACAATCGTCACCGCGCTCGTCGGCAAGCTCGGCGACGTGTTCGGGCGCAAGCGGGTCTTCCAGGCCGCTGTGGTGTCGTTCGTCATCGGCTCGGTGCTGTGCGGATTGGCCCAATCGATGGCCATGCTGGTGGGGGCGCGGGCGCTGCAGGGCATCGGCGGGGGTGGCATCACCGTGACCGCCAGCGCGTTGATCGGCGAAGTGGTGCCGCTGCGCGAACGCGGCCGCTATCAAGGCATCCTCGGGGCGGTCTTCGGCGTCACGACGGTGGTCGGTCCGTTGCTCGGCGGCTATTTCACCGACTACCTGACCTGGCGCTGGGCGTTCTGGATCAACATTCCGGTATCGGTGGTGGTGATCTTCGTGGCCGCCGCGGCGATACCCGCGCTGACCGCCGCCACCAAGCCGATCATCGACTACGCCGGCATTGTGTTCATCGGCCTGGGCGCCTCCGCGCTGACCCTGGCCACCAGCTGGGGCGGGACCCGGTACCCATGGGGCTCGACCACCATCATCGGTCTGTTCGTCGGTGCGGTGGTGGCGCTCGGCGTGTTCGTGTGGGTGGAAAACCGCGCCACCGAACCGATTCTGCCGATCCGGCTCTTCGGTAGTCCGGTGTTCACCGTGTGCTGTGTGCTGTCCTTCGTCGTCGGTTTCGCGATGCTGGGCGCGATGACGTTCCTGCCGACCTACATGCAGTACGTCAATGGCGTCTCGGCGACCACGTCGGGTCTGCGCACCCTGCCGATGGTGGTCGGCATGCTCATCACCTCCACCGGCAGCGGCACCTTGGTTGGGCGCACCGGCCGGTACAAACTGTTTCCGGTGGCGGGCACCGCCATCATGGCCACCGCCTTTGTGTTGATGTCGCGCATGGACCCTGCCACGTCGGCGCTGGTGCAGTCGCTGTACTTGCTGCTTCTGGGTGCGGGTATCGGCCTGTCCATGCAGGTGCTGGTGCTCATCGTGCAGAACACCTCGAACTTCGAGGACCTCGGCGTTGCCACCTCCGGTGTGACGTTCTTCCGGACTATCGGAAGTTCGTTCGGGGCAGCCATTTTCGGGTCATTGTTCGTCAACTTCCTCAACCGCAGGCTGGGTCCCGCGCTGGCGGCCAGCGGGGCGTCGCCCGAAGCGGTGAGTTCTCCGGCGGCCCTGCATCGTCAACCACACAACGTGGCCGCGCCGATCGTGCAGGCTTATTCCGAATCGCTGAGCCAGGTCTTTCTCTGGGCCGCACCGGTGGCCGCGGTCGGCTTCGTGTTGGCGTTGTTCCTGCGCGAAGTTCCGCTGCGCGACATCCACAACAGCGCCGTCGACATCGGCGACGGCTTCGGAATGCCCAGCACCGATACCCCGGAGAGCTTGCTGGAGAACGCGATTGCGCGGATGCTGCGCGGGGACCCGGGGGTCCGACTGCGCAGCATCGCGATGCGGCCCGATTGCCGACTCGACGTGGCCGGGTTGTGGGGCGTCATGCGGGTCAACCGCTTCGGCCAATTCTTCGGTACCGCTCGGTTGACTGACATCGCCGACTATCTGCGGGTGCCGTTCGAGGTACTGGAACCCACGTTCACCCGCCTGGCCGCCACCGGTTACATCCTGCGCGACGGTGACCGGATGTGGCTGACGCCGGCGGGCGTCCAGCAAGTGGACTACGTGTACTCACTGTTGCTGGGTTGGATCATGGACAAGTTGGAGCGGTCCCCGGGGTTCGCCGGTCGCCCGGATCGCCGGCACGTCGAGGACGCCCTCGGGCATGTCGCGTATCGCCTTCTCGTACAACGGGATTGGGGTGGTGACGCGCCAACCATGGCGATCGCCGGATCACACGCCGGCGCCGCCACCTAA
- a CDS encoding glutamine synthetase family protein, with product MTATPLAAAAIAQLEAEGVDTVIGTVVNPAGLINAKTVPIRRTNTFADPGLGASPVWHAFTIDQTGIAYNDNVSVVGDQRIRIDLSALRIIGDGLAWAPASFFDQDGTPVAACTRGTLHRVETALADAGVEALVGHEIEFVLVGPDGHQLPATLWAQYGLAGILERESFIRDVIGAATSAGVAIEQFHPESGANQFEVSLAPHPPVAAADQMVLLRIILGRAARRHGLRISLSPAPFAGSVGSGAHQHFSLTTSQGPLFSGGPGPGGMTAAGQSAVAGVLRGLPQAQGMLCGSIVSALRMRPGNWAGAYACWGVENREAAVRFVKANVGNPRGGNVEVKVVDPAANPYLASAAILGLALDGITSEAVLQPETTVDPGALSDSERSRAGTVLLPESQTEAIAALDESQLMRSILGDAVVDLVVAVRRMEHDRYGDLDPEALADKFRMAWSV from the coding sequence ATGACAGCCACTCCGCTTGCCGCCGCGGCGATCGCCCAATTGGAAGCCGAGGGCGTCGACACCGTCATCGGCACCGTGGTCAATCCCGCCGGCTTGATCAACGCCAAGACGGTGCCGATCCGGCGGACCAACACGTTCGCCGATCCCGGGTTGGGGGCCAGCCCGGTGTGGCACGCCTTCACCATCGACCAGACCGGCATCGCCTACAACGACAACGTCAGTGTGGTCGGCGATCAACGCATCCGCATCGATCTTTCGGCCCTGCGCATCATCGGCGACGGCTTGGCGTGGGCACCCGCATCGTTCTTCGACCAGGACGGCACCCCGGTTGCGGCCTGTACCCGCGGAACGCTGCACCGCGTCGAAACCGCGCTCGCCGACGCCGGTGTCGAGGCGCTCGTCGGCCACGAGATCGAGTTCGTCCTCGTCGGGCCCGATGGGCACCAACTGCCCGCCACGCTGTGGGCGCAGTACGGGTTGGCCGGGATACTCGAGCGAGAGTCGTTCATCCGTGACGTCATCGGTGCGGCGACGTCGGCCGGTGTAGCGATCGAGCAGTTCCATCCCGAGTCGGGAGCCAACCAGTTCGAGGTGTCGTTGGCCCCGCACCCGCCGGTGGCGGCCGCCGACCAGATGGTGTTGCTGCGGATCATCCTCGGGCGAGCGGCGCGCCGGCACGGGCTGCGCATCAGTCTCTCGCCGGCGCCGTTCGCCGGCAGCGTGGGATCCGGTGCCCACCAGCACTTCTCACTGACTACCTCGCAGGGACCGTTGTTTTCCGGTGGACCGGGGCCCGGCGGCATGACAGCGGCGGGGCAGAGCGCGGTGGCCGGTGTGCTGCGCGGACTGCCGCAGGCGCAGGGCATGTTGTGCGGGTCGATCGTGTCGGCCTTGCGGATGCGGCCGGGCAACTGGGCGGGAGCTTACGCGTGTTGGGGCGTCGAGAACCGAGAGGCGGCCGTTCGATTCGTCAAGGCCAATGTCGGCAACCCGCGCGGCGGCAACGTCGAAGTCAAAGTCGTCGATCCTGCCGCGAACCCGTATCTCGCGTCGGCGGCGATCTTGGGGCTCGCGCTCGACGGGATTACCAGCGAAGCGGTGCTGCAACCGGAAACAACCGTCGATCCCGGTGCGCTTTCCGATTCCGAACGAAGCCGTGCCGGTACCGTGCTGCTGCCCGAATCTCAGACGGAAGCCATTGCCGCGCTTGACGAGTCACAACTGATGCGATCAATCCTGGGCGACGCCGTGGTCGACCTCGTCGTTGCGGTCCGGCGGATGGAACATGACCGTTACGGTGACCTCGATCCGGAGGCTCTGGCGGATAAATTCCGGATGGCCTGGAGCGTATGA
- a CDS encoding PPOX class F420-dependent oxidoreductase codes for MSTSTTLSDAVSLAAAESGLAVVSTVRADGTVQASLVNVGLLSHPASGEQVLGFTTYGKVKLANLRARPQLAVTFRNGWQWATVEGRTELVGPDDAQPWLTDTDQLRLLLREVFTAAGGTHDDWDTYDRVMTQERRAVVLIEPTRVYSNG; via the coding sequence ATGAGCACATCGACGACACTGAGCGACGCGGTGAGTCTGGCCGCGGCGGAAAGCGGTCTGGCGGTCGTCTCTACCGTCCGCGCCGACGGCACCGTGCAGGCGTCGCTGGTCAACGTCGGACTGCTATCGCATCCAGCCAGCGGCGAGCAAGTGCTGGGATTCACCACGTACGGCAAGGTCAAGCTGGCCAATCTGCGGGCCCGCCCGCAACTTGCCGTGACGTTTCGCAACGGCTGGCAGTGGGCGACCGTCGAAGGCCGCACCGAATTGGTCGGTCCCGACGATGCCCAGCCCTGGCTCACCGACACCGATCAGCTGCGACTGCTCTTGCGTGAGGTGTTCACCGCGGCGGGCGGCACCCACGACGACTGGGACACCTACGACCGCGTCATGACCCAGGAGCGTCGCGCCGTGGTGCTGATCGAGCCGACCCGCGTCTACAGCAACGGTTAG
- a CDS encoding limonene-1,2-epoxide hydrolase family protein: MSDVSTSTAQDVVLGLWAALSRRDWDAVKTFLTADCLYVDMPVPAVSARGPEDIVTRLKIGLEPLAGYENHDGLLLCDGADVMYEHSETWTFKTGEQGVLRFVTVHKVLDGKIALWKDYWDVASLSSFAPPNYFENLAVDTSWVFDATGLV; this comes from the coding sequence ATGAGCGACGTATCAACCAGCACGGCACAAGACGTCGTACTCGGGCTCTGGGCGGCACTTTCGAGGCGAGACTGGGATGCGGTCAAAACGTTTCTGACCGCTGATTGCCTTTACGTCGACATGCCGGTGCCTGCGGTCTCGGCCCGCGGACCCGAAGACATCGTGACGCGACTCAAGATCGGGCTGGAGCCGCTGGCGGGATATGAGAATCACGACGGGCTGTTGCTGTGCGACGGCGCCGACGTGATGTATGAGCACTCCGAGACGTGGACGTTCAAGACCGGCGAACAAGGGGTGCTGAGGTTCGTCACGGTACACAAAGTGCTCGACGGGAAAATTGCACTATGGAAGGACTATTGGGACGTAGCCAGCCTGTCGAGCTTCGCCCCGCCGAACTACTTCGAGAACCTCGCCGTCGACACTTCCTGGGTGTTCGACGCAACCGGCTTGGTCTAG
- a CDS encoding SRPBCC family protein yields the protein MRVERRCVINADRDAVWKVVSNPDCYPSFMSNLERWETANDQPPGVGARYTVHWKIGSVPVGGLIEVVEFDEGRDLAFVGITGVTLRGRIRLRDSSDGRTKVTFRLSYQAPGGLLGYIADRIAVRQVGRTLSDTLKRLKGLTEPGA from the coding sequence ATGCGCGTCGAACGCCGCTGCGTGATCAACGCCGACCGCGACGCGGTCTGGAAGGTCGTCAGCAACCCGGACTGCTATCCGTCGTTCATGAGCAACCTGGAGCGGTGGGAGACCGCGAATGACCAGCCCCCGGGCGTGGGCGCGCGCTATACCGTGCACTGGAAGATCGGTTCCGTTCCCGTCGGTGGCCTGATCGAAGTGGTCGAGTTCGACGAGGGGCGGGACTTGGCTTTCGTCGGGATCACCGGTGTTACGCTGCGCGGCCGGATCCGGCTACGGGATTCCTCCGATGGCCGCACCAAGGTGACTTTCCGGCTGTCGTATCAAGCGCCCGGCGGCTTACTGGGCTACATTGCCGATCGCATCGCCGTGCGTCAGGTGGGCCGGACGCTGTCGGACACCCTCAAGCGCCTCAAGGGGCTCACCGAGCCCGGCGCCTAG
- the bfr gene encoding bacterioferritin, with translation MQGDPDVLRLLNEQLTSELTAINQYFLHSKMQDNWGLTELAQHTREESFDEMRHAEAITDRILLLDGLPNYQRIFSLRIGQTLREQFEADLAIEYEVLDRLKPGILLCREKQDSTSAVLLEKIVADEELHIDYLETQLELMDKLGEELYSAQCVSRPPS, from the coding sequence ATGCAAGGTGATCCGGACGTTTTGCGCCTGCTCAACGAGCAACTGACCAGCGAGCTCACCGCCATCAACCAATACTTCCTGCACTCGAAGATGCAGGACAACTGGGGTCTCACCGAGCTGGCACAGCACACCCGCGAGGAATCCTTCGACGAGATGCGGCACGCCGAGGCGATCACCGACCGGATCCTGCTGCTCGACGGCCTGCCGAACTACCAGCGCATCTTCTCGTTGCGGATCGGCCAGACGCTGCGTGAGCAGTTCGAGGCCGACCTAGCTATCGAGTACGAGGTACTGGACCGGCTCAAGCCAGGCATCCTGTTGTGCCGGGAAAAACAGGACAGCACCAGCGCCGTGCTGCTCGAGAAGATCGTGGCCGACGAGGAACTGCACATCGACTACTTGGAGACGCAACTGGAGTTGATGGACAAGTTGGGCGAGGAGCTGTACTCCGCTCAGTGCGTTTCGCGCCCACCGAGCTGA
- a CDS encoding amidohydrolase family protein, whose amino-acid sequence MTGPGQSHLSGSALGEHISEVVLIDQHMHGCWLTPGDRRRFENALNEANTEPLAAFDSGFDSQLGFALRAHCGPVLGLPEHVDPDGYWAHRSRFDEVELARRFLPAARVSNWLVDTGIGSDIAGVVELADLSGSAAHEVVRLEQVAEQAAQTSGDYAAAFEEILGHRAATAVGTKSILAYRGGFDGDLTEPSPGQVAAAAQRWREEGGVGLRDRILLRFGLHQALRLGMPMQLHVGLGDRDCDLHKTNPLYLLDFLRQSGDTPIVLLHCYPYEREAGYLAQAFNNVYVDCGLSVNHLGARAAAFLGRMLELAPFRKILYSSDGYGPAELHFLGARLWRNGIHRVLREFVDGGDWSGADAIRVVDLIARDNAARIYRV is encoded by the coding sequence ATGACCGGGCCAGGGCAGTCGCACCTCTCCGGTTCGGCGCTGGGGGAGCACATCAGCGAAGTGGTGCTGATCGATCAGCACATGCACGGCTGTTGGCTGACCCCCGGAGACCGGAGACGCTTCGAGAACGCCCTCAATGAGGCCAACACCGAACCCTTGGCCGCGTTCGACTCCGGCTTCGATTCACAACTCGGTTTTGCCCTGCGGGCCCACTGCGGCCCCGTCCTCGGCCTACCCGAACATGTTGATCCAGACGGATATTGGGCGCATCGCAGTCGATTCGACGAGGTCGAGTTGGCCCGGCGGTTCCTGCCGGCCGCGCGGGTGAGCAACTGGCTCGTCGATACCGGCATCGGCTCGGACATCGCCGGAGTGGTCGAGCTGGCCGATCTCTCGGGAAGCGCCGCACACGAGGTGGTCCGCCTGGAACAGGTGGCCGAGCAGGCCGCACAGACTTCGGGAGACTACGCGGCTGCGTTCGAAGAGATCCTAGGCCACCGTGCCGCGACGGCGGTCGGCACCAAGTCCATCCTGGCCTACCGCGGCGGGTTCGACGGCGACTTGACTGAGCCTTCGCCGGGGCAGGTGGCCGCGGCCGCCCAGCGGTGGCGCGAGGAGGGCGGCGTCGGCCTGCGGGACCGGATTCTGCTCCGCTTCGGACTGCACCAAGCGTTGCGCTTGGGCATGCCGATGCAGCTGCACGTCGGCCTGGGTGACCGGGACTGTGACCTGCACAAGACCAATCCGCTGTATCTGCTCGACTTCTTGCGCCAGTCGGGTGACACCCCGATTGTGTTGTTGCACTGCTATCCCTACGAGCGCGAAGCGGGCTATCTCGCCCAAGCGTTCAACAACGTTTACGTCGACTGCGGGTTGAGCGTGAACCACCTCGGCGCCCGGGCGGCGGCGTTCCTGGGCCGGATGCTCGAGCTGGCACCGTTTCGGAAAATCCTGTATTCCTCGGACGGGTACGGTCCCGCAGAGCTGCACTTCCTCGGTGCAAGGTTGTGGCGCAACGGAATTCACCGGGTGTTGCGCGAGTTCGTGGACGGCGGCGACTGGAGTGGGGCCGACGCGATCCGGGTGGTCGACCTGATCGCCCGGGACAACGCCGCGCGCATCTACCGCGTTTGA
- a CDS encoding carboxymuconolactone decarboxylase family protein, whose protein sequence is MSRIGTFADDDLAGWIGKSPELGSALANFSRAVYTSNRLPLRTRELARAVIANNNECVVCANTRDADGPAAGVDEDLYEHAAQWRTWPGYSDQERLAAEFAHRFSTEHTVLRDDEDFWARASEHFSEELLADLALSCALWVGMGRVLRTLDIGQACKLTLPSRA, encoded by the coding sequence ATGAGCCGAATCGGAACCTTCGCCGACGACGACCTGGCCGGCTGGATTGGGAAATCACCCGAACTCGGTAGCGCACTGGCCAACTTCAGCCGGGCGGTCTACACCAGCAACCGGCTGCCGTTGCGTACCCGCGAGCTGGCGCGCGCCGTGATCGCCAACAACAACGAGTGCGTTGTGTGCGCCAACACCCGCGATGCCGACGGGCCGGCCGCCGGTGTCGACGAAGACCTCTACGAGCACGCGGCGCAGTGGCGCACCTGGCCGGGTTACAGCGATCAGGAGCGGCTGGCCGCCGAGTTCGCGCACCGGTTCTCCACCGAACACACCGTGCTGCGCGATGACGAGGACTTCTGGGCCAGGGCGAGCGAGCACTTCTCCGAGGAGTTGCTCGCCGACCTGGCGCTGTCGTGCGCCCTGTGGGTCGGCATGGGTCGCGTCCTGCGGACTCTCGACATCGGTCAGGCCTGCAAACTGACCTTGCCCAGCCGCGCGTGA